The genomic DNA AGGATCCACGTGAGCGTACCGATAACCACCTTTCCAAAGGCTGGAAGCGAACAGGAACCGGGAATGCTTGTCTGCATGATCAACTGAAAAGCTAGGCGATTTAAATAGATACCAGTATTATTGTTATCTTGGCCTGTTAAGCGTGCAGCATGGCAAAACGTCAGCACACCACCTCCTCCTGACTGTCCCGTGTTCACTTCAGAGCCTCAGTGGAGGAGAAGGACAGAAATCACACGCTTCCAGGCGTGGCCGTAGGAGGCTAAATTAGAAACCAGCGATGACTCCTTGGCCTATACTTCAGGACAACTCTTAATGGGATAAAAGGGAATATATTTATTACAAAGTAAATTCTGCCTCTTTTCTACCTAATTCCTCCTCCCACATACCCTCTGTGACCGCCGTGGCCCTGACCCCAGCAGAGAGGTGCCGAGGAGCTGGCTCCGGGCTGCCGCTGGGCTCGGGGTCTGGCCGGCAGCGTGCTGGCCTagccccctcccctgccagcGGGCTTCATGCCGTGCCCGTGCCGGCACGCTTAGACGCTGCAGCCGCGCATGGTAAATAACTAGATCTGAAACTAGGTCACCAACCTGCCAGGAAAGTACCGAAACAACACTGCACTTTTCAACAAAGCTAATAAACCCCCATAGCATCTTCTCCAGATGGGCTTCTCTCATCCCTTTGTCAATTATGAGGGTGGCAGCAGCGTGGCAGTCAAACTTACAAACCACTTCCAAAGGACCTTTGTTCTcgctggatttctttttccaggttgaaGCAACTGGCAGATGCTTTAAAGTCTGCTCCCGTTCCTCGATGGGAACTTAAAAGCACAGCGAAGTCTGTTTTCAAGCGTGCTTTCCTCAAAGCTGTGGAGGGGAAGGAACCAGGAGACGGCTGCCCTGGCACTCCGTGGGGCACTGTGCAGCTGGGGGCTTTTGCAGCGAGTCTCGGCGCTGCTGTGTTGGTTGGGACCAGCTCTGAGACCAGCTCCGGCTGGATAGCTGGAATGCACTTTGCTAGGGTAATTTTCAGCCCTTCCCACTCCTAAAAGccaggaggctgcaggaaaTCTCACAGCAAAGTACTAAGACGGTCCTCTCTCCGGGTCAAGCTGCCAAGGAGGGTGCAGAAGGGGAGCAGGATCTGCCTCGCTACACCGTAGGAGAAGGGATGTTTactttgggttggtttttgtcATGCATTCTGAAAGGGTATAGTAGGATATCATGAACGACATCACGAACttccaaaatgcatttgaaaaaggCACATATACAATAAAGCATATCTCTAATTATACGGTACCatagatatataaatatactttcTCGAAATCTCCAGCTGCCCTAGACTGCAGGCCATTACTACCgtccatttttgtttttaaatgatactAAGCCAAGCTAAGATGCAAATTTCTAGTGTCAAAGCCAATTTCATCCCACTTTTCCTAAAATCCCACACTGAGTTTAGGCAACTCCAGTATCAGTGCAgcctcccttctctctcctcatTATAACACACAGTGAGAGTTAAGGAAAGGAATATTATCTAGCAAAGGAACTGTGTTACTGTAGCTCCTGTCCCTGGCTGAAATAAGTACCTTTCCCTAAATTATCTCCaaagtttctttctgttgtctgcTTCTTCCAAATATGAAAAAGCCAGCTCAGGACCTAGACAACAGTCATCATGTCCTATTAAAGGCCAGGTTTGAAGGGTTTGGTTTAATTCCTGGCCTCCTCTTCTGTCTGGCAGCTCCAATTTAGGAATGCCCCCtttaaacagaaggaaatttgGAAACTCTTAAAATTgagaatttcttcactttttacTAAATATACTTTAGTTCCACATGGCTATGTGAAAACATTGTAGAAACTATTACCATTACAAAAATCAGGCCAATTAACAAATTTAGATTCTTTCTCTCTAATACAGACCAATAGAGGTTAATGCCTAGATGCCTTTCACGTCACATTATAGATGGAAGCACTTtttaagaagaataaaattattttaatcccATAAGTTACAGAGTAAAGAGCTGGCTTTACTGAAAAATGCTATATATTTTGATGTGCACTCCTAACTGATTGCAAAGAGAGGTGGCTGTAAAATTAATTGGCCATAACAGCAGATATATAGATAATGCCCTTTGCTACAAGAATATGGATCATACCAAGAGCAGAATAAGCAGTCACACTTCTATTCATTTAATAGGCTTGTAATACTCTAAATTGAGTCAGAATCTTGCCATTTTTGATGTAAAAAGAAGCGAAAGGGTTTACTGGCAGGGTTGTGTGCAGAAATGGcgcttttttatttttttaaatgaaaatgggGAACACTCACAGGAAGCCAATTCTAAATttgaaaatgcatgtttttaacTGGAAACCTGATTCCAAGAATTTCAAGAGAGTCCGATAAAAATCAGCCAGGTTTGATCTCCAACACCAAATACTTAAAACAAATGGATCCGCAGGCCAAGGATTGTCTACTGAAATTCCCAGTACACTGTGAATGACTAAGGAACTCAACAAAACTCCAGAGCTTTTCTTAGAAatctgcagagagcaagcaaggaaggaaaaaaaaaaaaaaatctgaggtCCCATTTTGCACACTTCCGTGTAAGGGCAAACTGATTTATATAAAACCCTCCAATAATTTTCAGTAGAAAGTGAAATCTAAAATAAGTGCTCATCCAAAACTTTGTTCAAAATTTGAACTACAATTTAATCTCTCTCCTTTCGCTAGCTCTAGGATGAAAAACTTCAGTGAGTGTTCAGAAAAGGACattgataataaaaattaatgcaacCCCCCAGCTTCTTGCTctacaaaaaatgcatttttttggaAGATAACTAAACCAGcacctcccctctgcctccccagtTCTCTCTTTCTGTGACACCAGGACATGGCAGTGCTCACTCACATACAGATCTCGCATGCTACCATTGGAACAAGAAGTTGGGCTTGACTGAAGCCAGCTACAAAACCAATGAGCCGCCCTGCCTGATCTTTTACAGAATATACACTACAGGAGGTATCAATGAATCATCAATGAATGAAAGTGCATGCTAGCGAACTGCAGATATAATTGCAGCCAACTTATTTGTGGATACACAAGAGATTCTCTGCCTTTCCCGTATTCCGGTGCTTTCCCAAACACAGGCAGAaattttttaacactttttccCCAGTGCTAACTATTCCAAGAAACCGTAGCCCACGTTCTTTCCGCTGACCACAGAGGGGAGAATGGAGTGTTGTCCCCCAGAGACTGAAAGGGATTGCCAGCAACCCTTTTCTCTGGCTCAGACATGTGTCTTCTGGAGGCCCATGCAAGCCTAGCGACCTTCAGGCCCCGCACCCTTCCCTATGCACATCGTTCTTAAAAGACCTTCGCTGCCTCAGCAGAAATCACAAccacttttttgggggggcaaCATGCTGTAAAAGCAACCCCCCCCTTTCTGAATTTCCAAGCACATCCTGATGCAGAAGATGGCCAGCCACCTCCTAAGCCAACCTTCAGAAAAGCGATGCCCTCCAGCATCTCCCCGTTTTTCTCCTGCACAAACTCCTTTGATTGCACCAAGCACAAGAACATGAGAATGGTCTGGAGGACGGCAGCGGTTCATTTGCCTGAGTTTCCTCTACATTAGGATGAAgacagaaggagggggaggaacCCAGGGACATTAAGAACAATGTTGGGAATAGGTCTTTAAATCTGTCTCTCCAAAGCCCATATATTCCCAGCCTTGATAGCTCTCACATTACACAAGATGACATTTCTCTCCATATTGTATTATAATTAATAGGCTACTGCAAGACTTTACCAGCTCCTATTTAATAGCATTTCAGTGCTGGGAAGCAGTCATCAGGTAATCTGGCCATGATCTACTGTATCCTTTCTAAACACAGGTTCTAGCTGCCAAGAATGTCACCATAAAAAGATTTCAATCAATACCACTCAGCTCCTACTTTCAAATGCTCCAGGTctaggaagagaagaagaaaaaaacccagcaccctcaaaacaaacagcaaactGGCATATGCATCGAGTACGCAGATTGAGGTGAGCAGATGGGAATTCATTATGGCCTGATCTTGCTCTCTCTTTTATACTTCAGTAACTTTATACTTTGGAAAAGGTCTCACTAAGCGCAGGGAGACCACGTGCACAGAGGGGGTTAAACCCATGCAGATCTTTCCATTCTCAAGCTGTGCTCTTGCTGCCAAACAACATTTCAATTGTGATTGGTACAAACAGTGGGTTTCAATGGCAATCTGTCACTTAGGTTTAAGCCCAGTTTTTACTGATGCAACCTGCAACTTGCTGGGTGGTTGCTAGCTTTGTTATTTattggaagagaaaggaaggaaacaaaacaaattggttggttttttttctcttgtccAGCCTGTAGTTCAAGGACTTGCTCTGGAGTTTGTTTCTCCATTTGTATTCCCTAGAGTGAAATTAATAAATTAGGAATAAAAGTGAAATCTGCAAATCCAaatcaaagcacagcacctgcATCTCCACGTATCACTTTCTAAAGAAGTAGGGAAGGTCATATGTGATCTGTCCGTTTGCAGGGCTTCTGTGCTCTCCAAGAGCAAAGGCTATCCAGCAAAATCTGCAAACACTTCCACCCCTAAGCAGAATTGATGActcagaaacaaaaggaagtcACTGGTTCAGCAAATTAGCATATAAGATGtcaacaagagaaaaagaatggtCAAGGCTCGGATCCTGATGTAGCTGAAGCAGTTGGGGTAGTTCCATTCAATTCAATGGAGCTAAGAGGATTAATGCTGGCCGAGGACCTGGCTTCTAGCATTTCCCCAGCTGCAAGTCTCAATTTAGGTTGTTGCCAAGAGGTTAACACTGTGATAATAGAATGAGAAAGTATTTATATAggtatatatagatatataattatatttaaagaaCACTTTGCTACTAGgacttttgtctttttaaaaatccgtaatttaaaacaaaattatttcagaagagcagcagaaccTCTTGAGTAAACTACAGACTCTCTCACCCACTCCTAGGCCGCTTACTGTCCTAGAAGCAAgtttaaatgttatttctaaATGCTATTTCTTAAAACATAGGGTGCAACTAAACAAGTAGGGCTCCCAAGGGTCTCTAAGAAGCCAGTGAGTCAACACATAGGCATGGAGTAACAGCAAATCAACAATTCTAAGAAAGGTGCTTCGTAagttaaggaaaataaaaatacaaagcctCAGACTTACCACAGAAGGCCCTCAGACGTATGAAACTAAACTCCTGTAATGTGGTACAGTGTTAAgacatacatttctttttttttttcccttttttttttttttacattctagAGGGGCAATACACACTGAACCCAGGAAAACAGCTCACCCTAGAATTTTGAAAGGAATATCAACTTTGATTCGTGCTTCTAAAACCCTaacagttttgctttaaaaataattgttcatTCTGCAGAATAAAGttccccccttctcctccagccaCCGAATCCCCGCACCATACCTACGTTTGAAAAAGCCTCTCCTCTGAAATGTTTCTACCTATTTATCTGAAATTGTACGTGACTGGCATCTCGTTGGGACTTTAAAGCACCTAGGAGGGTTGAGCGATACCCCAAAACAGGACACGATGTACAGCTGATCGAGCCAGAAACAGACTGCCTTTCAATTCCCACAGAAAGCGAGGCGGGTCACTCACCAAAAAAGCAACGGCAACAACAAACCCCTCTTttatcccttcccttccttctttccattcttaAGCTGGGCAGAGCAAATGAGGTTGGGTCCACAAAAAATAaggttaataataataattaaacaacagcaacaacaacaacagcaacaacaacaaaataggCGTCTCAATGTCTGAGGAAAAGTGGGATTGTAAGTGCAGTATTTCTTCATGTGCAGTTCTTCTACTTCATACAAGTCCCCTTTGGATGAGAAGGCCTAGTGGAATGTGTGCTCCCCTCGGACTATGTGCGACGAGAACTCATAGCGGTCCTGGCTTCGGTAGCCACAGATGTTGCACTCTAGCGGGTCCCGGTAGCCGTGGCAGCCCATGTGGATTGTGTACATGACATGGTCCAGGAAAAGAACGCGACAGTGCTCGCACTTGAAAGCCCTAATCTGCTCCCCTTCTCCATTGATGACCTTGTAGATATCCTTTAAAGAGCCCTTAGAAGCTTTTGTGGCATCCAAAGCCTTGGCGTCCTCCTTCATATAAGCCGGGCTTGGCTTTCTCTTGGGATTTAAGGCGGAGTTTCCTTGGTAGGACTGGCGGTCTTCGTGGCTGCTCTCTGAGTCAGTAGAATCCAGGCAGCTATTGCTGGGGGAGCCCTCTCTATCCTGGGTTCGACTCTTTGGTCTGATGAGGGAGATCGGGCCATCCATGTTGTTCTCGTGACTGTCAGCTGTTTCCCTGCTAATGGGCCTTTCTATCCTGTTAGGATGATAGACCTGAGCGTAAGCTGAGCTGATGACCGGGGCCACCTCTGCAATTGTGCTTGGTGTGTGCTGCATCAGGGGGTGAAGTGCCTCAGCTCCAAGGTAGGTGATTGCATTGTTGATGGCTTGGTCCATCATGTGAGACTGCatcagctcagcctccttctcaTAGGTTAGGTTCATATCAAAGGGAATATCTGGATAGCCAAATCTCATGAGCTTTTCACCTAAGGGACAAGAGCAAATCAGTGAGAAAAATCAATGTAATCACTCCAAGCTTTCACTGTAAAAGGGGTGAGGAGGGACAGAAAACCCCTGACTTGGGGTGAAATTCATTCCACAGTCCAAAGTTAGCCTCCTTCTACTTGTTTACTGACCTCCTACAAAGTTTTTGTCCTGAGATGGGTAAAACAGCAACCTCaccaacagcttttttttttattccaggtCAAACATGTGGCTGCAGCAACCTCCAGACCGATACCAAACCTGCCACTGGGCCTGACTGTGCCCATGCTTCAAGTTAGGAAATACATGTTAACGGGTAGAAAATAGGATTGAACCACCAAGGTCAATGAAGCTCCGCCGGTTTATACCATTAGACGTACTCTCCCAAAATTAAAAGAGGCAGTACCAGATGTCCCCCGCACTCCGAGAAACCTAAGTAACAGGTACAGAGGGCTGGCACAGTGTCACCTTTAGAGCCACAATATGTAAATCCTTCAACcagcagaaaaaatataaaataactgCATGCAGCCACAGAACGGAGCAAGTACCAGGAGCACTGGGGGCTGACCTACCATCTTGCATTCAGGCTGTAATAGCTTTGTAATTCACCCCCTCCAAAAAAGTCCTATCCCAATGTTTTGGACTGAGAGAAAAAgacaccccaccccccagcGTCTATTTgggcaagaaaacaaaatagagaAACCACATGTATAGCTTAGTTTCATTTggtaaaaggcaaaagcaacTTTCATTGACACaggataaataaatacataatgaTGATGAAGCTGGCTGATTCATCACTGTGTGAGTCCAAGTTTACGTCCTTGTAACCTTTTTAAATCAATGGCATTACAGATAGACGAAACCAGAACCACAGGCTGGTAAAATTACGCTAGTCACAGGGCTCGTTGCATATCGCAGCCCTCCTTTGAAGCTAACAAATTTACCACTACTTACATCAGGGCTCAGCTCAGCAGCGCTGCTTTTCCAGTGATGGCTTTAGAGTGTCAGTACAAGGCAAGTTCATATAataactcttctttttaaatagaaaaggtTATATGTATAACTATATGTGCAAGATACAAGATATACATGCTGGTATGtgttcacacacacaaatattaGCTAGCTGTTAACAGTTTTGAAGCTGATTTTACAAAGTCTGATAAATAATTTTGGTAGGCTTTCATTGTCTTTGCTACTTTTCACTGCCTTGGTACATAAGAATTTTCTTCAATAGTGTAAGCTAATAAATTCAGAGAGTCACTACATACAACTGGTTTGGCTATCCAAGAATAAAGAACTCAAGAATCTTCTATCACCTTTTGCCAAAATTGCTTGGAACAAAATGTGTATAAACCACcataagaaagaaacagaactgtAATCCCAAATCTCTTCCAAATAGCATTAGTACATTTCAACATAGCTATCactcagcattttatttttggcttATCTTGAAGTGATgcataaagagaaataattttacattaCCCATGGAACAATCAGGTTATCCTTGGAGATGACGCATCACTTTTGGTTGGGAACTTAGCCCTGATTAGCAAGCTAATTAAATGCAAGTCTAAAGTGAAGCATGTGAATATTCCTACTCccttcagcagcactgctcaCATGTTTCTGATTAGACACGATGTTCATGTACCTCACTACGTTTCCCCGCAGCCAGCTGTGTTACACTTATAGCTTGCCGAAAGAAAGCTTAACGTAGAAAACTGTTCCTTTGGTTACACATTAGACGTTTGGAGAaaaacagggaaggaagaaacaaagagtGCTACAACAATGGCCTTTGTAATCTAACATGACCTAAGGATGATTCTTGCCATCAAGCATCCTCTTTTCAATGTGCCTGCCGTGGGCTGGCAGTCTTGCTGTCTGTGGTGGCTCTCCTGCTGCTGATAGTATGGACACTTTAACGGGAGGTGGCTCCAGCCTCACTTGAAATCAAGCAGCTCCTTCCATGGTGGGGTCAAAGTGGGACTGGAGGAGAGCTCCAGGAGGCATGTGGTGTCTTTGGCACagtgggaagaaagaaatgaaaacgGAAAAGTGCATTGGTCTGGCCTGTCACCTGCTCTGGCCACCTGGATCGCTCCTGTGTTTGAATAAAGAACTGGAACTGGTGAGGGTCTGATCCAGCCTCCAAACACACTGTCAGTCCTTTGTGAGCTACACAGATCAAGAAATAATACCTATCCTTTATGGACTACTTAGATGAACGACGCAAACCTtattttgattccttttttcttccacgTTTAGTTACTCCACCAGAGACAGCAGAGTAGAGAAAACTGTAAATTGGCAGTGACCTGAATTATTCATTCCTTTAATTATGAATCGGTTCCAAAGATGTCAGAGCCTTAGAAATGGAGTTTGagataaaaaagtaaaataaatgataaCATGGGGAGGAGAGGACGTAAAACACAGAGCTCAGAAGAAACATTAACAAACCAGCCCAACATGGTTTTCAATTTTAATTCCTCTTTAGCCAAATCTGTACTTAAAACCAACTAATCAAATTCatcattttgaattttcatgcaaaattatGCTGAAATTCTATTTATTCTTGCCCTACATTAgtgaagtagaagaagaaacatTCGCCACTGTGGTCATCTTATCGTACGACAttcaaaaaaaccttaaaacaGGTATCTGAAGCTAGATCAAAGCACACAGACACAGCTGTCCTGTGATAACTGTAGTCCATCTCACCAAGTATCTAAAGCAACTGCAATGCCGGACACTTGGGAGAAAGCTGCAAGACATCTTGGAGAAAGCAGTTACAGAATTTACCACTGGGTAAATTTCCTCCCAACCCCCATTAACTAGAAGTTGACTCTAACTTTGAAGCCAGTTGATCTTCATCTGTTCTGAGatgctgtgtatttttaattcttactATAACAACTGTGGTCTTATCGTAAATCACATAAATGTCTCGTTTTATATCCTGCCAGTTCTTAACCCCAGTGACACCCTGTGAGAACGAGCACCACattcaaactgaaaatacatGAATCTGCTTCATGTGATCAGCTTGAAGATGGTTGCTTTCAATTTCACTAGTgtctgcttttcccttcattGAAGGGGAGGCAAAAAGAAGTACTCAGACTCCTGCGCATCGGAAGTTATACTCTCTGCCTCCGCTGTTTCAACAGGTTTGGTAAGACTAGTACCTTAATAGCAGATACATAACCAAGTCTCTCACTTAGAAATTAACTCTATTTGCTGTATActgcttcctttcctcccaAAATTTCAGCCAGAGTAGAGACTGTGGTCCATAATTGAGGTCCCTTGGAGACTGCTGAACAGAAAGAGCAGTAAAGCATTGATAGATGTAGCACGCAAAGATTTTAGCTTATGCTTACATGACCTTCTCATAAACACCATTAAGTTGTTTTGGACAGGTGCCACACTTGCAGTATGCACAGGAAAATTTCCTGCAAGCAAGAGTACCATTACAAGTTCTTCCTGATAGAGTTGAACAATGTTTCATTGGGgagaaaatgggaagaaaagtaAGGtcatggtgaaaaaaaaaaagaagcagcaaagcgGAGACTGCTGTTTTTCAATTCAAACACTGTGATGCCATGAAAgatcagaaaaggcagaaaaataagatACAGTAAATATGAAAGAGGACACTTTGTCCCTACAGCTGGATCTGGATAAAAAGCTGCATGTCACGTGAAACCCTGAATTCCTAGCCCCAGAAAAATGGAGTACCAAAATGACCTGTTACACCTATAGAAGAAACAGGTTTATCTTACAAAGTAGTATAGTCTACTGAAGGGAGTAATAATCTGCTACAGCGTATCTCAGGCAAGGATTTCCAGTCAGTAGATTTGCCTTTGGAGACAATAACAACATATAGCCATGAGCGGACAAGTAAAATAACCTTCCTAGTCCAAAAAAGAGACCATAATCTACAGCTTCCGAAAATGGATTCAGTTTATACCATCCAAAACGTGGGTTGCCTCAGTTGCAAGGTATACTTATGATCAGTAAATTAAGACTGCTTGGAGAGCAGGCATGGGTACACCAGAATTTAAGGGAAGGGAGCAATGTCTCCAGCCCTCTCAGAAAGTCTCTAGCCCCCGCAAAGATAACCTCTGAGAGGTATTGCAAACACAACTGTTCAAGTCTGTGGacaacctggggggaaaaagagcGAGAGGTGTGAACTGcccttcttccttttgaggCTGTCATGTTTCTGAGGTCTAGACACACCAGTTTAAGTGTCAGCACGGTTAACTATTTCACTGTTGATCGCAACCCGCAAGAACGTACAGCGCTTGCTGAGACAACACTAGGTTTCCCTAGAAACCTGCTATGATGGGGCCATGTTTACCATCTCATAAAGCTGTATTTGGCTTGTCAGTAGAGAGTCCTGCTCCCATTTGTACCCTCTTCAACCCCAGCTGTTGTCACAGCAGTAAATTAAATCAGAGTATAAATCCTCCAGTTCTTATCAGCTGTACAGTAATTCATTTCAGACCACTCTTAAAGACAACAGTCTAAGAATTAAGCTTTTATCTCAGAAGGACTAATAACAATACAGGAGATACTGATGCCTCCCAGCATTCCTCCTGTGGGCTGGATTGTTCCTGACATAACCTTGGCTTAGCACTGGTATTTGGGAATGGTCAGATGACTGCGAGCAGCCAGGTCAGTGTGTCAGTACCCCCCAGGTGAGCTGCTGCATGCTGCTAGCCCCCTGCTATTCCAAACCGTGTGGGTTAGCTTAAAACCACCTTCAGTGGTGATTTAACAAATCCATCTGAATCTGCATTTAGCTGAGGGGCAATAACTTTTCTAAATGGCTGTGTTAATTGCTTACAGTCCTCTGGATCCTCTCTCCGTAAGTGTCCTCAAGTGCAGGCAGAATGAGTATATGACACCCTTAAAATCTGTATGACTGTCCTTCCAGGGAGTGAGCGTGGAAAACGCGTATTACGTGACTTTGGAGTCTAGCAGCATGCACTTACCCCAACTAATTCTCTGTCCCAGCTCCCCTCCTAAGTAGTTTAGCACTGCCTCAGTAACAGTAAAAAGAAGCTTTAAGCTACAGCTCAAACCAAGTAAAATTCCCCATACCGTCTCCTGTTACAAGCTGAACAATTTTAAGATGTCAAGATACAAAGCAAAATACGAATTCTGGGCCTAGAATTCCAAATTTGGCAACCAAAAGTCATCcaatgctgttttattttcatgcgTTAATAAGTTTATTGTGCGCAGAGTGCTGCACTTGGAGCAAGCACTTCTTCCAACAGAAGTGATGTGATTTTACTTCCTCATGCCGGTATTATCAGATCAGACCAGTTGTTGCCAACTCTCAAGAATTTAATGCAAGTTACAAGTCTTGAGAtacttgttgggttttttaacacacacacacacacacacacacggagACAGATAATTATATGAGGGTCTTAGTTTTTACTTGCTGgagcaaggaaaaggaaggatgaCAAGTCTAAATCTCAAAAGAGCcagagaaaagttaaaaaaacccaaaacaaaacagccttAAGGCACAATAAAAAGCTTAAGATTTTCTAAGCCGTTTTCATGATTCTGGGGACCTCGCTTTTGAATTCTCTGGGTTGgtaaaattaattcaataaTTTTCAGGATTTCTTGCTGCGATTTAATCATCTCCATTGTTGTCCCTCCCCATCACAACCAAGTTCTGAGAGCCCTACTTTTCCCCTTGTTCTTTTGGCTATTACAAATAACAAGTAACCTATACCtacacactaaaaataataaaaggcgTATTTCAAGCTTACCCACAAACTTCTGTGGGGTGGAGCTTTTACGCTTTCCCATGTTGCTTGTCAGCTTCTCTATAACAGCAGGTCTCTCAAAAGGCACCAGAGAAATATTGTTGTCCATCACAGGCTCTTGTTCCTTACAATCTTCCATAGCAGGTACtacataaaaccaaaaaatcgTATCAGACAAATCTGGTCTACACTTCACAGACAACACAAATCATTTGAGCCCTGCTGATTGTGCAACAAGTGcaaca from Gavia stellata isolate bGavSte3 chromosome 8, bGavSte3.hap2, whole genome shotgun sequence includes the following:
- the IKZF2 gene encoding zinc finger protein Helios isoform X1, which translates into the protein MEAEAADGYITCDNELSPEREHSGMAIDLTSSTPNGQHTSPSHMASTNSVKLEMQSDEECDRKPLSQEDEIRAHDEGSSLEEPLTESNEMADNRKIQELSSEGGIRLPNGKLKCDVCGMVCIGPNVLMVHKRSHTGERPFHCNQCGASFTQKGNLLRHIKLHSGEKPFKCPFCSYACRRRDALTGHLRTHSVGKPHKCNYCGRSYKQRSSLEEHKERCHNYLQNVSMEAAGQVMSHHVPAMEDCKEQEPVMDNNISLVPFERPAVIEKLTSNMGKRKSSTPQKFVGEKLMRFGYPDIPFDMNLTYEKEAELMQSHMMDQAINNAITYLGAEALHPLMQHTPSTIAEVAPVISSAYAQVYHPNRIERPISRETADSHENNMDGPISLIRPKSRTQDREGSPSNSCLDSTDSESSHEDRQSYQGNSALNPKRKPSPAYMKEDAKALDATKASKGSLKDIYKVINGEGEQIRAFKCEHCRVLFLDHVMYTIHMGCHGYRDPLECNICGYRSQDRYEFSSHIVRGEHTFH
- the IKZF2 gene encoding zinc finger protein Helios isoform X5; this translates as MEAEAADGYITSGDNELSPEREHSGMAIDLTSSTPNGQHTSPSHMASTNSVKLEMQSDEECDRKPLSQEDEIRAHDEGSSLEEPLTESNEMADNRKIQELSSEGGIRLPNGKLKCDVCGMVCIGPNVLMVHKRSHTGERPFHCNQCGASFTQKGNLLRHIKLHSGEKPFKCPFCSYACRRRDALTGHLRTHSVGKPHKCNYCGRSYKQRSSLEEHKERCHNYLQNVSMEAAGQVMSHHVPAMEDCKEQEPVMDNNISLVPFERPAVIEKLTSNMGKRKSSTPQKFVGEKLMRFGYPDIPFDMNLTYEKEAELMQSHMMDQAINNAITYLGAEALHPLMQHTPSTIAEVAPVISSAYAQVYHPNRIERPISRETADSHENNMDGPISLIRPKSRTQDREGSPSNSCLDSTDSESSHEDRQSYQGNSALNPKRKPSPAYMKEDAKALDATKASKGSLKDIYKVINGEGEQIRAFKCEHCRVLFLDHVMYTIHMGCHGYRDPLECNICGYRSQDRYEFSSHIVRGEHTFH
- the IKZF2 gene encoding zinc finger protein Helios isoform X4, with product MEAEAADGYITCDNELSPEREHSGMAIDLTSSTPNGQHTSPSHMATNSVKLEMQSDEECDRKPLSQEDEIRAHDEGSSLEEPLTESNEMADNRKIQELSSEGGIRLPNGERPFHCNQCGASFTQKGNLLRHIKLHSGEKPFKCPFCSYACRRRDALTGHLRTHSVGKPHKCNYCGRSYKQRSSLEEHKERCHNYLQNVSMEAAGQVMSHHGEKLMRFGYPDIPFDMNLTYEKEAELMQSHMMDQAINNAITYLGAEALHPLMQHTPSTIAEVAPVISSAYAQVYHPNRIERPISRETADSHENNMDGPISLIRPKSRTQDREGSPSNSCLDSTDSESSHEDRQSYQGNSALNPKRKPSPAYMKEDAKALDATKASKGSLKDIYKVINGEGEQIRAFKCEHCRVLFLDHVMYTIHMGCHGYRDPLECNICGYRSQDRYEFSSHIVRGEHTFH
- the IKZF2 gene encoding zinc finger protein Helios isoform X2, with translation MEAEAADGYITCDNELSPEREHSGMAIDLTSSTPNGQHTSPSHMATNSVKLEMQSDEECDRKPLSQEDEIRAHDEGSSLEEPLTESNEMADNRKIQELSSEGGIRLPNGKLKCDVCGMVCIGPNVLMVHKRSHTGERPFHCNQCGASFTQKGNLLRHIKLHSGEKPFKCPFCSYACRRRDALTGHLRTHSVGKPHKCNYCGRSYKQRSSLEEHKERCHNYLQNVSMEAAGQVMSHHVPAMEDCKEQEPVMDNNISLVPFERPAVIEKLTSNMGKRKSSTPQKFVGEKLMRFGYPDIPFDMNLTYEKEAELMQSHMMDQAINNAITYLGAEALHPLMQHTPSTIAEVAPVISSAYAQVYHPNRIERPISRETADSHENNMDGPISLIRPKSRTQDREGSPSNSCLDSTDSESSHEDRQSYQGNSALNPKRKPSPAYMKEDAKALDATKASKGSLKDIYKVINGEGEQIRAFKCEHCRVLFLDHVMYTIHMGCHGYRDPLECNICGYRSQDRYEFSSHIVRGEHTFH
- the IKZF2 gene encoding zinc finger protein Helios isoform X3 gives rise to the protein MEAEAADGYITCDNELSPEREHSGMAIDLTSSTPNGQHTSPSHMASTNSVKLEMQSDEECDRKPLSQEDEIRAHDEGSSLEEPLTESNEMADNRKIQELSSEGGIRLPNGERPFHCNQCGASFTQKGNLLRHIKLHSGEKPFKCPFCSYACRRRDALTGHLRTHSVGKPHKCNYCGRSYKQRSSLEEHKERCHNYLQNVSMEAAGQVMSHHVPAMEDCKEQEPVMDNNISLVPFERPAVIEKLTSNMGKRKSSTPQKFVGEKLMRFGYPDIPFDMNLTYEKEAELMQSHMMDQAINNAITYLGAEALHPLMQHTPSTIAEVAPVISSAYAQVYHPNRIERPISRETADSHENNMDGPISLIRPKSRTQDREGSPSNSCLDSTDSESSHEDRQSYQGNSALNPKRKPSPAYMKEDAKALDATKASKGSLKDIYKVINGEGEQIRAFKCEHCRVLFLDHVMYTIHMGCHGYRDPLECNICGYRSQDRYEFSSHIVRGEHTFH